One genomic region from Vitis riparia cultivar Riparia Gloire de Montpellier isolate 1030 chromosome 17, EGFV_Vit.rip_1.0, whole genome shotgun sequence encodes:
- the LOC117934458 gene encoding RING-H2 finger protein ATL46-like — MSRIPSQLKQKDDILIHPPPLSPVSSFSYPYSSTIYEKESTPSPSSSVSRISPTLLLIIVILAIIFFISGLLHLLVRFLMKRPSSLLYQSGRYIETSGSNAFQRQLQQLFRLHDRGLDQAFIDALPVFTYKDIVGLKEPFDCAVCLSEFSENDQLRLLVMCSHAFHINCIDTWLLSNSTCPLCRGTLLSSGLPLENPVQNGDDPREASNTFPSEGDHEGCSSSQKPVTVEETGSQRRVFPVRLGKFRSLNNEGTQSGEREQEGTSSSYLDARRCYSMGPCQYVVGDSNLQVALSHDNGASSEEKHAKARDQYGNCSTDHEDAEGKKISSRIRGESFSVSKIWLWPKKNKVPSSSDPHMSLPFAP; from the coding sequence ATGTCTAGAATTCCATCTCAACTCAAGCAAAAAGATGATATATTGATCCACCCACCCCCTCTATCTCCTGTCTCTTCATTCTCATACCCCTATAGTAGCACTATCTATGAAAAAGAATCAACCccatcaccatcatcatctGTTAGCAGAATTAGTCCAACACTTCTTCTGATTATAGTGATTCTAGCTATCATATTTTTCATCTCTGGCCTTCTCCATCTCCTTGTTAGATTTCTCATGAAGAGGCCATCTTCATTACTTTATCAATCTGGTAGGTACATAGAAACCTCTGGGTCTAATGCTTTCCAAAGACAACTGCAGCAACTCTTTCGCTTACATGACAGAGGTCTAGACCAAGCCTTCATAGATGCTCTACCTGTATTCACCTACAAGGATATTGTGGGCTTGAAAGAGCCATTTGATTGTGCAGTCTGTCTAAGTGAGTTTTCAGAAAATGATCAGCTGAGATTGCTTGTGATGTGTAGCCATGCTTTCCACATCAACTGCATAGACACGTGGCTCCTATCAAACTCTACATGTCCTCTATGTAGAGGGACTCTTTTAAGCTCTGGCCTTCCTCTTGAAAATCCAGTGCAGAATGGAGATGATCCCAGAGAAGCATCAAACACGTTTCCTAGTGAAGGAGATCATGAAGGGTGTTCCTCTAGTCAGAAGCCAGTGACTGTGGAAGAAACTGGCAGCCAGAGGAGGGTCTTCCCTGTGAGACTTGGTAAGTTTAGAAGCTTGAATAATGAAGGAACACAAAGTGGGGAGAGAGAACAAGAGGGGACTAGCAGCTCCTATTTGGATGCCAGAAGATGCTACTCAATGGGGCCATGCCAGTATGTGGTTGGCGACTCAAACCTTCAAGTGGCTTTGTCTCATGACAATGGTGCTAGCAGTGAGGAGAAGCATGCCAAAGCAAGAGACCAATATGGGAATTGTTCAACTGATCATGAGGATGCGGAAGGGAAGAAAATCAGCAGTAGGATCAGAGGTGAGAGTTTCTCAGTCTCCAAGATCTGGCTCTGGCCCAAGAAGAACAAGGTCCCAAGCTCTTCAGACCCCCATATGAGTCTTCCATTTGCCCCATAA
- the LOC117934457 gene encoding probable inactive receptor kinase At2g26730 isoform X1: protein MDRIPIWVLSGLVLLLLPVGNSEEDEVNRSLIQFMTNISPGNAGRSSNWSMNSDPCTDKWEGVTCDSQSKYVRKVILDGLNLDGILDAESLCKVKTLAVLSLNNNSVVGKLPEGISSCKRLTHLYASGNHFSGELPQSLSRLSNLKRLHISNNNFSGVLPDLPRISGLISFLAQNNQLSGEIPKFDFSNLQQFNVSNNNFSGPIPDVDGRFSASSFSGNPGLCGPPLSNTCPPSLPSKNGSKGFSSKQLLTYSGYIILGLIIVLFLVYKLFRKKRPKGEKVEVIKKGVSMESSSNKPSSVSSQLKTSDNRSEYSITSAEAGMTSSSLTVLSSPVINGLRFEDLLRAPAELIGRGKHGSLYKVVLENKMVLAVKRIKDWGISSQDFKRRMQKIDQVKHPNVLPPLAFYCSKQEKLLVYEYQQNGSLFKLLYGTQNGEVFEWGSRLGVAASIAEALAFMYSELHDDGIAHGNLKSTNILLGKDMDPCISEYGLMVVEDQDQQFLAQAENLKSNGPSGYTAYSTFKVDVYGFGVILLELLTGKLVQNSGFDLARWLHSVVREEWTAEVFDKALILEGASEERMVNLLQVALKCINPSPGERPTINQVAGMINTIKEEEERSIVSI, encoded by the exons ATGGATCGAATTCCCATCTGGGTACTTTCTGGTTTGGTTTTACTTCTCCTCCCAGTGGGAAACTCAGAAGAAGATGAGGTTAACCGGTCTTTGATTCAATTCATGACAAACATTTCACCTGGAAATGCAGGAAGAAGCTCGAATTGGAGCATGAACTCAGACCCCTGCACTGACAAATGGGAGGGGGTGACATGTGACTCCCAGTCGAAATATGTGAGGAAAGTAATTCTTGATGGACTCAATCTCGATGGAATTCTGGATGCAGAGTCTCTATGCAAAGTGAAAACACTTGCAGTATTGAGCCTGAACAACAACAGTGTTGTTGGAAAGTTACCCGAAGGGATATCAAGCTGCAAGCGATTGACCCACTTGTATGCAAGTGGAAACCATTTCTCAGGCGAGCTTCCCCAGAGTCTTTCCCGGTTGAGTAACTTGAAAAGGCTTCACATATCCAACAATAACTTCTCCGGCGTGCTGCCAGATTTGCCACGAATTTCAGGCTTAATATCATTCCTTGCTCAGAACAATCAACTCAGTGGGGAAATACCAAAATTTGATTTCTCCAACCTCCAGCAATTCAACGTCTCCAACAACAATTTCAGTGGTCCTATTCCAGATGTCGATGGACGTTTCTCTGCCAGCAGCTTCTCTGGTAATCCAGGATTATGTGGACCACCGCTTTCAAACACATGCCCACCATCTCTGCCTTCTAAAAATGGATCAAAAGGTTTCTCCAGCAAGCAGCTTCTCACCTACTCAGGGTATATAATCCTTGGCCTGATTATTGTGCTCTTTCTTGTCTACAAATTGTTCAGAAAAAAGAGGCCGAAAGGTGAAAAGGTTGAGGTTATAAAGAAGGGAGTGAGCATGGAGTCTAGTAGCAACAAGCCCAGCAGTGTTTCCAGCCAGCTAAAAACCAGTGACAATAGATCGGAGTATTCGATAACATCTGCTGAAGCTGGAATGACTTCATCATCGCTTACAGTTCTTTCAAGTCCGGTGATAAATGGGTTGAGATTTGAGGATTTGCTCCGAGCTCCTGCTGAATTGATTGGGAGAGGAAAGCATGGAAGCCTCTACAAGGTTGTGCTGGAGAACAAGATGGTCTTGGCTGTGAAGAGGATCAAAGATTGGGGGATTTCTAGTCAGGATTTCAAGAGGAGAATGCAGAAGATAGATCAAGTGAAGCATCCAAATGTATTGCCTCCCCTCGCTTTTTATTGTTCCAAGCAGGAGAAGCTCCTTGTGTATGAATATCAGCAAAATGGCAGCCTCTTCAAGCTTCTCTATG GAACCCAAAATGGCGAAGTATTTGAATGGGGAAGCAGACTAGGTGTTGCAGCTAGCATTGCTGAGGCATTGGCATTCATGTACAGTGAGCTCCATGACGATGGAATTGCTCATGGAAACCTAAAATCCACAAACATCTTGCTTGGAAAGGACATGGATCCATGTATCAGCGAATATGGGCTAATGGTAGTTGAAGACCAAGACCAACAATTCCTTGCCCAAGCCGAGAATCTCAAATCCAATGGTCCAAGTGGATACACTGCATATAGCACCTTCAAGGTAGATGTTTATGGTTTTGGAGTGATTCTTCTTGAACTGCTGACAGGGAAGCTTGTCCAGAACAGTGGCTTTGATTTAGCTAGATGGCTGCATTCAGTGGTTAGAGAGGAATGGACAGCGGAAGTTTTTGACAAGGCCCTGATTTTGGAAGGTGCAAGTGAAGAGAGGATGGTGAACTTGTTACAGGTTGCACTGAAGTGCATAAATCCTTCTCCCGGAGAGAGGCCAACCATAAATCAAGTTGCTGGAATGATAAACACaataaaagaggaagaagaaagatcCATAGTCTCCATATGA
- the LOC117934457 gene encoding probable inactive receptor kinase At2g26730 isoform X2: MNSDPCTDKWEGVTCDSQSKYVRKVILDGLNLDGILDAESLCKVKTLAVLSLNNNSVVGKLPEGISSCKRLTHLYASGNHFSGELPQSLSRLSNLKRLHISNNNFSGVLPDLPRISGLISFLAQNNQLSGEIPKFDFSNLQQFNVSNNNFSGPIPDVDGRFSASSFSGNPGLCGPPLSNTCPPSLPSKNGSKGFSSKQLLTYSGYIILGLIIVLFLVYKLFRKKRPKGEKVEVIKKGVSMESSSNKPSSVSSQLKTSDNRSEYSITSAEAGMTSSSLTVLSSPVINGLRFEDLLRAPAELIGRGKHGSLYKVVLENKMVLAVKRIKDWGISSQDFKRRMQKIDQVKHPNVLPPLAFYCSKQEKLLVYEYQQNGSLFKLLYGTQNGEVFEWGSRLGVAASIAEALAFMYSELHDDGIAHGNLKSTNILLGKDMDPCISEYGLMVVEDQDQQFLAQAENLKSNGPSGYTAYSTFKVDVYGFGVILLELLTGKLVQNSGFDLARWLHSVVREEWTAEVFDKALILEGASEERMVNLLQVALKCINPSPGERPTINQVAGMINTIKEEEERSIVSI, translated from the exons ATGAACTCAGACCCCTGCACTGACAAATGGGAGGGGGTGACATGTGACTCCCAGTCGAAATATGTGAGGAAAGTAATTCTTGATGGACTCAATCTCGATGGAATTCTGGATGCAGAGTCTCTATGCAAAGTGAAAACACTTGCAGTATTGAGCCTGAACAACAACAGTGTTGTTGGAAAGTTACCCGAAGGGATATCAAGCTGCAAGCGATTGACCCACTTGTATGCAAGTGGAAACCATTTCTCAGGCGAGCTTCCCCAGAGTCTTTCCCGGTTGAGTAACTTGAAAAGGCTTCACATATCCAACAATAACTTCTCCGGCGTGCTGCCAGATTTGCCACGAATTTCAGGCTTAATATCATTCCTTGCTCAGAACAATCAACTCAGTGGGGAAATACCAAAATTTGATTTCTCCAACCTCCAGCAATTCAACGTCTCCAACAACAATTTCAGTGGTCCTATTCCAGATGTCGATGGACGTTTCTCTGCCAGCAGCTTCTCTGGTAATCCAGGATTATGTGGACCACCGCTTTCAAACACATGCCCACCATCTCTGCCTTCTAAAAATGGATCAAAAGGTTTCTCCAGCAAGCAGCTTCTCACCTACTCAGGGTATATAATCCTTGGCCTGATTATTGTGCTCTTTCTTGTCTACAAATTGTTCAGAAAAAAGAGGCCGAAAGGTGAAAAGGTTGAGGTTATAAAGAAGGGAGTGAGCATGGAGTCTAGTAGCAACAAGCCCAGCAGTGTTTCCAGCCAGCTAAAAACCAGTGACAATAGATCGGAGTATTCGATAACATCTGCTGAAGCTGGAATGACTTCATCATCGCTTACAGTTCTTTCAAGTCCGGTGATAAATGGGTTGAGATTTGAGGATTTGCTCCGAGCTCCTGCTGAATTGATTGGGAGAGGAAAGCATGGAAGCCTCTACAAGGTTGTGCTGGAGAACAAGATGGTCTTGGCTGTGAAGAGGATCAAAGATTGGGGGATTTCTAGTCAGGATTTCAAGAGGAGAATGCAGAAGATAGATCAAGTGAAGCATCCAAATGTATTGCCTCCCCTCGCTTTTTATTGTTCCAAGCAGGAGAAGCTCCTTGTGTATGAATATCAGCAAAATGGCAGCCTCTTCAAGCTTCTCTATG GAACCCAAAATGGCGAAGTATTTGAATGGGGAAGCAGACTAGGTGTTGCAGCTAGCATTGCTGAGGCATTGGCATTCATGTACAGTGAGCTCCATGACGATGGAATTGCTCATGGAAACCTAAAATCCACAAACATCTTGCTTGGAAAGGACATGGATCCATGTATCAGCGAATATGGGCTAATGGTAGTTGAAGACCAAGACCAACAATTCCTTGCCCAAGCCGAGAATCTCAAATCCAATGGTCCAAGTGGATACACTGCATATAGCACCTTCAAGGTAGATGTTTATGGTTTTGGAGTGATTCTTCTTGAACTGCTGACAGGGAAGCTTGTCCAGAACAGTGGCTTTGATTTAGCTAGATGGCTGCATTCAGTGGTTAGAGAGGAATGGACAGCGGAAGTTTTTGACAAGGCCCTGATTTTGGAAGGTGCAAGTGAAGAGAGGATGGTGAACTTGTTACAGGTTGCACTGAAGTGCATAAATCCTTCTCCCGGAGAGAGGCCAACCATAAATCAAGTTGCTGGAATGATAAACACaataaaagaggaagaagaaagatcCATAGTCTCCATATGA
- the LOC117934460 gene encoding ubiquitin-conjugating enzyme E2-23 kDa-like has translation MSSPSKRREMDVMKLMMSDYNVETINDGLNEFNVEFHGPKESLYEGGVWKIRVELPDAYPYKSPSIGFVNKIFHPNVDELSGSVCLDVINQSWSPMFDLLNVFEVFLPQLLLYPNASDPLNGDAASMMMKNKDQYEKKVKEYCERYAKKENITNERLEEDSEDEDFSDGKSASSDEDIAGHADP, from the exons atgtCTTCTCCAAGCAAGAGGAGAGAAATGGATGTCATGAAGTT GATGATGAGTGATTACAACGTGGAGACGATAAATGATGGACTCAATGAATTCAATGTGGAATTCCATGGACCAAAAGAAA GCCTCTATGAGGGTGGGGTGTGGAAAATTCGTGTTGAACTCCCAGATGCTTATCCTTACAAGTCTCCTTCTATTGGGTTTGTCAAcaagatttttcatccaaatgttGATGAGTT GTCAGGTTCTGTATGCTTGGATGTTATTAACCAATCATGGAGTCCAATGTTTG ATCTTTTAAATGTCTTTGAAGTCTTTCTTCCACAGCTCTTGCTTTATCCAAATGCTTCAGACCCACTTAATGGTGATGCAGCATCAATGATGATGAAGAACAAAGATCAATATGAGAAAAAAGTAAAAG AGTACTGTGAGCGATATGCAAAGAAGGAGAACATTACCAATGAAAGACTTGAAGAGGACAGTGAAGATGAGGACTTCAGTGATGGAAAAAGCGCATCAAGCGACGAAGATATTGCTGGACATGCAGATCCATGA